Proteins encoded in a region of the Halothiobacillus diazotrophicus genome:
- the lolB gene encoding lipoprotein insertase outer membrane protein LolB, with product MLPFIALLFLSGCATLPTSTTPRSQAEQTRLESAWHRHEAQIRNIANWQCIGRAAVRTGIKGGSVSLDWRQTGDVTDVRLSAPLNQGSVELLGNAALMVIKDAEGNQRYTNDPTRTLEELTGWQIPVLAIPDWIRGLPHGSNARYTLDDHGRLASLTDAGWTISYEHYELIDGRAYLPMRLTLERGDIRLRLALEQWSLSAATGTAHP from the coding sequence TTGCTCCCGTTCATCGCCCTCTTGTTTTTATCCGGCTGCGCCACCCTCCCGACATCGACCACGCCCCGCAGCCAAGCCGAGCAGACTCGTCTCGAATCTGCTTGGCATCGTCATGAGGCACAGATCAGGAACATAGCCAATTGGCAATGTATCGGTCGCGCCGCAGTACGAACCGGCATAAAAGGAGGATCAGTCTCACTGGACTGGCGACAAACCGGCGATGTCACCGATGTTCGCCTGAGCGCGCCGCTGAACCAGGGTTCCGTCGAACTCCTGGGCAACGCGGCACTCATGGTCATCAAGGACGCCGAAGGCAACCAGCGCTACACGAACGACCCTACCCGGACTCTGGAAGAACTGACGGGCTGGCAAATCCCCGTGCTCGCCATTCCGGACTGGATCCGAGGCCTGCCCCACGGCAGCAATGCCCGGTATACCCTCGACGACCATGGTCGGCTTGCCAGCCTGACTGATGCAGGCTGGACGATCAGTTATGAACACTATGAATTGATCGATGGCCGGGCATATCTCCCCATGCGCCTGACCCTGGAGCGCGGCGATATTCGACTGAGGCTCGCCCTGGAACAATGGTCGCTCTCTGCCGCAACCGGCACAGCTCACCCCTGA
- a CDS encoding efflux RND transporter periplasmic adaptor subunit, with translation MPANKHNVPKSLQIAPLLLLAASLVGCGHDDSSPQKISEQSAPTTLGQTLAVEQQTLPVTAIFPGSVITADQVSISSRVMGYVHSVDAHEGQTVKAGQTLLTIDSADVTGAIDQARANVEKAQAGLNNAKLNYERYRALFQQNAVPKQVYEQMQTAYKVAQSNYTAAQSGLAQAKAQLSYVKITAPFDGTITSRMVDPGQMAYPSAPLMVLQGGGHKQVEVQVNNQAFATLKLGEPLTVRYTDFNGERHEFAGKVERMVEASDPISHTHTVKIGVPDNVDVRSGNYVEVTVIVAREPGLTVPVSALHNRGGLAGVFVVDAQNRAWFRMVRPGQVIGDRQVILAGLHAGERVVTQSDDRLQNGMKINDRPSTQSQEKAAS, from the coding sequence ATGCCCGCCAATAAGCACAACGTGCCGAAGTCGCTGCAAATCGCCCCTCTTCTGTTGCTCGCGGCCAGCCTGGTTGGTTGCGGACACGATGACAGCTCGCCTCAAAAGATCTCCGAACAATCGGCACCCACCACTCTGGGCCAGACGCTGGCGGTCGAGCAGCAGACGTTGCCCGTCACGGCCATCTTTCCCGGTTCGGTGATTACCGCGGATCAAGTGTCGATTTCCTCAAGGGTCATGGGCTACGTGCATAGCGTCGACGCCCATGAAGGTCAAACCGTCAAGGCCGGGCAAACCTTGCTCACGATCGACTCCGCCGACGTCACCGGCGCCATCGATCAGGCACGCGCCAATGTCGAGAAGGCACAGGCAGGACTGAACAATGCCAAGCTCAACTACGAACGCTACCGTGCCCTCTTCCAGCAGAATGCCGTCCCCAAGCAGGTGTACGAACAGATGCAGACGGCGTACAAGGTGGCACAGAGCAATTACACCGCCGCGCAATCCGGGCTAGCCCAGGCCAAGGCGCAACTGAGCTACGTGAAGATCACGGCCCCCTTCGACGGCACGATTACCAGCCGGATGGTCGACCCCGGCCAAATGGCCTATCCCAGTGCCCCGCTGATGGTGTTGCAAGGTGGTGGGCACAAGCAGGTCGAGGTTCAGGTAAACAACCAGGCGTTTGCCACATTGAAGCTCGGCGAACCACTCACGGTTCGTTACACGGATTTCAACGGCGAACGTCATGAGTTCGCGGGTAAAGTCGAGCGCATGGTCGAGGCGAGCGACCCCATCAGCCACACCCACACCGTCAAGATCGGCGTTCCCGACAACGTCGACGTGCGCAGTGGAAACTATGTGGAGGTCACCGTCATCGTCGCCCGGGAACCCGGCCTCACCGTACCGGTGTCCGCCCTGCACAACCGAGGGGGTCTGGCGGGTGTCTTCGTGGTCGATGCCCAGAATCGCGCCTGGTTCCGGATGGTCCGCCCCGGACAGGTGATTGGCGATCGACAGGTCATTCTGGCGGGACTTCACGCCGGCGAACGCGTCGTCACCCAGTCGGATGATCGTTTGCAGAACGGCATGAAGATCAATGACCGACCCTCGACGCAGTCGCAAGAAAAAGCCGCATCATGA
- a CDS encoding TolC family protein, whose protein sequence is MSAWTLTALLLGAPAALADNPDLKPMAISASATQGAPLTVQDAIKRALGQNPIMQQSQAAISQAQGAIREANGNLLPKLDLSVGAMASNNALNVFGMKLNQGRANFNDFGVQQFFANAGPTFANLDGAAATPPDALNHPGWYRNFQTTLKLSIPIYNGGKIRDMRRQAEAYLRAAQSGDVAARQQLILHVVQAYAGIDAAKAFVDVTRRAVDAAQSYLDLSDRLYKQGVVSKSDYLHAQVNLGDVQLRHQQAIDQLSNAKDGLRILIGMDADESFTVDEMIHIPAPAGTLSEARSRALDHNPQVQALTQQIDAARSGVSAARSVYKPQFNLVAQQDWNSYNPGFKNDSYTVGGVMSWNILDFGARSGQVDRAVAGLSAAQAQQQVAQNQLMSQVGEVWRAAQLADQRLRVKQLAIGQSEEAARLEKLRYSQGLSTMTNLLQAQAELDKSRAEFVQAQYELVLQRAKLLLTTGELESDAIGASPLQVSTGSNPSNKVVNSHARQ, encoded by the coding sequence ATGAGTGCCTGGACGCTGACCGCACTCCTCCTTGGCGCTCCGGCCGCCCTGGCGGACAATCCGGACCTCAAACCAATGGCGATTTCAGCGAGTGCCACCCAAGGTGCACCGCTTACAGTCCAGGACGCCATCAAGCGCGCACTGGGACAGAACCCCATCATGCAGCAATCCCAGGCGGCGATTTCCCAGGCACAAGGCGCCATTCGCGAGGCGAATGGCAATCTGCTGCCCAAGCTGGACCTGTCCGTCGGCGCCATGGCCTCGAACAATGCCCTGAATGTCTTTGGTATGAAACTCAACCAGGGACGCGCCAACTTCAACGATTTTGGCGTACAGCAATTCTTCGCGAATGCCGGTCCCACCTTCGCGAATCTCGATGGCGCCGCCGCTACACCACCCGATGCCCTCAACCACCCGGGCTGGTATCGCAATTTCCAGACCACACTGAAACTCTCCATCCCCATCTACAACGGCGGAAAGATCCGGGACATGCGACGTCAGGCCGAAGCGTACCTGCGTGCCGCGCAATCAGGCGATGTGGCCGCCCGTCAGCAACTGATCCTGCACGTCGTTCAGGCCTATGCGGGAATCGACGCAGCCAAGGCCTTCGTCGACGTGACCCGCAGGGCCGTGGATGCGGCGCAATCCTACCTCGATCTCAGCGACCGGCTTTATAAACAAGGGGTCGTTTCCAAAAGTGACTATCTCCACGCACAGGTCAATCTCGGCGACGTGCAGTTGCGTCACCAGCAGGCCATCGACCAGCTGTCCAATGCCAAGGATGGACTCCGGATTTTGATCGGCATGGATGCGGATGAATCATTCACCGTCGACGAGATGATTCACATTCCCGCCCCCGCAGGGACGCTGTCCGAGGCACGATCGCGCGCCCTCGATCATAATCCGCAGGTCCAGGCACTCACCCAGCAGATCGATGCGGCACGCTCCGGGGTCTCAGCCGCCCGATCCGTCTACAAACCCCAATTCAATCTGGTGGCCCAGCAGGATTGGAACAGCTACAACCCCGGGTTCAAGAACGACTCCTATACGGTCGGCGGCGTCATGAGTTGGAATATTCTCGATTTCGGCGCCCGTTCGGGTCAGGTCGATCGGGCCGTGGCCGGACTGTCGGCAGCCCAGGCGCAGCAGCAGGTTGCCCAGAACCAGCTAATGAGTCAGGTGGGTGAGGTCTGGCGAGCCGCGCAACTGGCCGATCAACGCCTCCGTGTGAAACAGCTGGCCATAGGCCAGAGCGAGGAAGCCGCCCGACTGGAAAAGCTTCGATATTCGCAAGGGTTGTCCACCATGACCAACCTGCTTCAGGCCCAGGCTGAACTCGACAAGTCGCGGGCCGAATTCGTACAGGCCCAGTACGAACTTGTCCTGCAGCGAGCGAAATTGCTGCTGACCACGGGCGAACTGGAATCCGACGCCATCGGCGCGAGTCCGCTTCAGGTTTCAACCGGATCAAATCCCTCAAACAAGGTAGTCAACAGTCATGCCCGCCAATAA
- a CDS encoding efflux RND transporter permease subunit yields the protein MSDHHMPHQNPKAGLNLAGKLAFGFLHSKITALIMIALTLFGLMAFFITPRLYNPEIVVPGAQILVQRVGNSAAQIQEQVVKPLEAIMAGIKGVDHTYGYAVNDMGIVTVAFKVGSNEERSLLLLYNQLSRNMDRLPQGTSQPLVKSIGITDVPVMTVTLSSAQLDGIALRELGDRILDQLQSVPDVGNSQVIGGHRQILSVAIDPQRLSSTGISLDNVLKLLRASNVVLPAGDLVNNDTRTALRVDAAFQNAKELGEIIIGAHDQHPVFLRDVATITLAPEENDQFSYFAYGPGNAEGHRAGDPVPAVTLAIGKRAGANAVTVTQSVLKKLKTIEQQMVPQDVHVTVTRDYGKRANDAVNLLMEHLVIAVLVVLIILFFFLGWREALIVTLTVPLTLFVVLGIGFVIGQTINRISLFALILSLGLLVDAAIVVIENIHRHIHEGTERSFSDLLVRATNEIGNPTNIATIAVILAFVPMAFVTGMMGPFMLPIPINVPVAMIASLILGYIVVPWTAYRWLAGKAKKQMAEREAHKDEVHKPDWMQRMYVTIVRPLLGSRGLALFFLLFVVGLMVASMLMPAWQFLRASGMNGPLSPAGVSLKMLPEGNVSTFAIEIDTPAGTALEATRQVADDVGKVLGQSRYVTNYQTFVGRTAPLTFAGMVRGDMMRVGSNIAQIRVNLVPLHDRPDTEVVANQIWHQLDDVRKQVAPAIVKLYLTPPGPPVRAQILARIHGPNYDELRTIAAQVKTKFNDIYGMINVDDSITATAPEYLIEVNRQKAMQSGVVPAQLAQLIHEYVQGTTVGSLHESRSAEPIDIVLRLRPEDRSSIQQIRDLTITGAQGKQIPVGSLVDIVKSSVEKPIMDRDQHPVVYVQGDLLGSSPVYATLTLNKWLDDMHLGDQVTLTTGNLGFVDTQPDDIEKYQLLWGGDMRLTLDVFRDLGAAFIVALVFIYLLLVAYYQSFMLPVIVMGAIPLTLVGIFPGHWIFDMPFNATSMIGFIALAGVVVRNSLLLIDFILDYRKQGFDLMESVITAGAVRFRPILLTALAIIFGSAVMISDPVFGGLAVSLIFGTLASTLLTLVVIPILYYFWQLDMQIRAERRSRKQVAQSSH from the coding sequence ATGAGTGATCATCACATGCCGCACCAAAACCCGAAGGCCGGACTGAACCTTGCCGGGAAACTCGCCTTCGGATTCCTGCATTCCAAGATCACCGCCCTGATCATGATCGCCCTCACCCTGTTCGGGTTGATGGCGTTCTTCATCACGCCCCGACTGTACAATCCCGAGATTGTCGTTCCGGGTGCCCAGATTCTGGTACAGCGCGTTGGCAACAGTGCCGCCCAGATCCAGGAGCAGGTCGTCAAGCCGCTGGAAGCCATCATGGCCGGCATCAAGGGGGTGGATCACACCTACGGCTATGCCGTCAACGACATGGGTATCGTCACCGTGGCGTTCAAGGTCGGCAGTAACGAGGAACGCAGCCTGCTGCTGCTCTACAACCAGCTCTCCCGCAACATGGACCGTCTGCCGCAGGGCACGAGCCAACCGCTGGTCAAGAGCATCGGCATCACGGATGTCCCGGTGATGACGGTGACGCTGAGTTCAGCACAGCTCGATGGCATCGCCCTGCGTGAACTGGGGGACCGTATTCTCGACCAGTTGCAGAGCGTACCCGATGTCGGTAACAGTCAGGTGATTGGCGGTCACCGCCAGATTCTCTCCGTCGCCATCGACCCGCAACGCTTGAGCAGCACGGGGATTTCCCTCGACAACGTGCTAAAACTTCTGCGTGCATCGAACGTGGTTCTGCCTGCAGGCGATCTCGTGAACAACGACACGCGGACGGCTCTACGTGTGGATGCCGCGTTCCAGAACGCCAAAGAACTTGGCGAGATCATTATCGGCGCCCATGATCAACACCCGGTCTTCCTGCGCGACGTGGCCACGATCACGCTCGCGCCGGAAGAGAACGACCAATTCTCCTACTTTGCCTACGGTCCGGGAAACGCTGAGGGTCATCGGGCGGGTGATCCTGTGCCTGCCGTCACCCTCGCCATCGGCAAACGGGCCGGCGCGAATGCCGTGACCGTCACGCAGTCCGTGCTGAAGAAACTCAAGACCATCGAGCAGCAGATGGTCCCGCAGGATGTGCATGTCACGGTCACCCGCGACTATGGCAAGCGTGCCAACGATGCCGTCAACCTGCTGATGGAACACTTGGTGATTGCCGTCCTGGTCGTGCTGATCATCCTGTTCTTCTTCCTCGGCTGGCGCGAAGCGCTGATCGTCACCTTGACCGTTCCCCTGACACTGTTCGTCGTGCTGGGCATCGGTTTCGTGATCGGCCAGACGATCAACCGGATTTCCCTTTTTGCGCTGATTCTCTCCCTGGGCCTGCTGGTGGACGCGGCGATCGTCGTGATCGAGAACATCCACAGACACATTCACGAAGGGACCGAACGATCCTTCAGCGATCTCCTGGTCCGTGCCACCAACGAAATCGGCAATCCGACGAATATCGCCACGATCGCAGTCATCCTGGCCTTCGTTCCCATGGCATTCGTCACGGGCATGATGGGTCCGTTCATGCTGCCCATTCCGATCAACGTCCCCGTGGCAATGATCGCCTCCCTGATTCTCGGCTACATCGTCGTCCCATGGACGGCCTATCGCTGGCTGGCAGGGAAAGCCAAGAAACAGATGGCCGAGCGCGAGGCGCACAAGGACGAGGTACACAAGCCGGACTGGATGCAACGCATGTACGTCACGATCGTCCGCCCCCTCTTAGGTAGCCGCGGACTGGCGCTGTTCTTCCTGTTGTTCGTCGTTGGGCTCATGGTTGCCTCCATGCTCATGCCGGCATGGCAATTCCTGCGAGCATCCGGCATGAATGGCCCGCTGAGCCCGGCTGGCGTCAGTCTCAAGATGCTGCCGGAGGGCAATGTCAGCACATTCGCGATCGAGATCGATACCCCGGCGGGTACGGCGCTTGAGGCGACTCGGCAGGTTGCCGACGACGTCGGCAAGGTCTTGGGCCAGAGCCGATACGTCACGAACTACCAGACATTCGTGGGCCGCACGGCACCCCTGACCTTCGCGGGCATGGTGCGCGGCGACATGATGCGCGTGGGCAGTAATATCGCCCAGATCCGCGTCAACCTGGTCCCCCTGCACGATCGCCCGGACACCGAGGTCGTGGCCAACCAGATCTGGCATCAACTGGACGACGTGCGCAAGCAGGTGGCACCGGCCATCGTGAAACTCTATCTCACGCCGCCGGGCCCGCCGGTCCGCGCCCAGATCCTTGCCCGGATTCATGGCCCGAACTATGACGAACTGAGAACCATTGCGGCGCAGGTCAAGACCAAGTTCAACGACATCTACGGCATGATCAACGTGGATGACAGCATTACGGCCACGGCCCCCGAATATCTCATCGAGGTCAATCGTCAGAAGGCCATGCAATCCGGGGTTGTACCCGCGCAGCTTGCCCAGCTGATCCACGAATACGTTCAGGGCACGACTGTCGGTTCGCTCCACGAGTCCCGTTCGGCGGAACCGATCGACATCGTGCTGAGGCTTCGCCCCGAAGATCGTTCCTCCATTCAGCAGATCCGCGATCTGACGATTACCGGAGCCCAGGGCAAGCAGATCCCGGTCGGCAGCCTGGTCGACATCGTCAAGTCCAGCGTGGAGAAGCCGATCATGGATCGCGATCAGCACCCGGTCGTCTACGTACAGGGTGACCTCCTCGGCAGCTCCCCCGTCTATGCCACCCTGACGCTCAACAAGTGGCTGGATGACATGCACCTGGGCGATCAGGTGACGCTGACCACCGGCAACCTTGGCTTCGTGGATACGCAACCGGACGACATCGAGAAATACCAGTTGCTCTGGGGAGGCGACATGCGGCTCACGCTGGACGTGTTCCGCGACCTGGGCGCGGCCTTCATCGTCGCACTGGTGTTCATCTACCTGCTGCTCGTGGCCTACTACCAGTCCTTCATGCTGCCGGTCATCGTCATGGGCGCGATTCCGCTGACCCTGGTCGGCATCTTCCCGGGGCACTGGATCTTCGACATGCCGTTCAACGCGACATCAATGATCGGTTTCATTGCCTTGGCGGGCGTCGTGGTGCGCAACTCGCTGCTTCTGATCGACTTCATTCTCGATTACCGCAAGCAGGGCTTCGATCTGATGGAGTCCGTGATCACGGCGGGTGCCGTGCGTTTCCGCCCCATCCTGCTGACCGCGCTGGCGATCATCTTCGGCTCCGCCGTCATGATCAGCGATCCGGTATTCGGCGGCCTGGCGGTTTCGCTGATCTTCGGCACCCTGGCCTCGACCCTGCTGACCCTGGTCGTGATTCCCATCCTGTATTACTTCTGGCAGCTGGACATGCAGATTCGCGCAGAAAGGCGATCCAGGAAGCAGGTAGCTCAGTCGTCGCACTAA
- a CDS encoding tetratricopeptide repeat protein, whose product MRAIPVFLVVGMVLSACSTLSQPRSDTAPQAKTGDASRMPPTVEQQKATPIAQLEKDPIYLIMAAELSGQSGHLDQAAEYYAKAASETDEIAILKRATQIALAAKRFDLAAESAARWSRLEPDSVKAAASLTIAEIQLGHMDAADAALSQWLKNDHTDTLSAALNELGSYLENNVPHDVAIAYTDHLATRFPDQADAQLVVAKLNLKFQRNQSAVVAARRAVALDPRRQSAHDVLIVALGQAKDLDGMIAALKSALKRYPKTERYLNGLIEAEINAGNTHQAGRLIEQALSRHTKDPVQLRNLALLSLQINRPALARRALQGLMRIPGQRDIANMLLGRLAAQSNELHGAIKYFNKIPPNSDHYAEARVLMSAAYAESGDLTAALQSLDIALNQPIDVADKQRLTLAKAGLLVSQGLDQEALSILTDGLTLWPDASDLQLQRAMLLIKLGQSDKAIEDLRHIIKNDPNNAAALNALGYTLADENRDLKEAYALIQKALTFDPDNSAYLDSLGWVQYRMGMLSDAKDNLEKAFKALPDAEVGTHLGIVLWHLNDTEAARKIWTRAIDLNPSLPSLIKTLRRYAPDLVPAAGAHP is encoded by the coding sequence ATGCGCGCAATCCCGGTATTCCTGGTCGTTGGTATGGTGCTTTCCGCCTGCAGCACCCTATCCCAGCCCCGATCCGATACCGCTCCACAGGCCAAGACCGGAGACGCATCACGGATGCCGCCCACGGTAGAGCAGCAAAAGGCCACCCCGATCGCGCAACTGGAAAAGGATCCGATTTATCTGATCATGGCGGCAGAACTGTCCGGCCAATCAGGACACTTGGATCAGGCCGCCGAATATTATGCTAAGGCAGCAAGCGAAACGGATGAAATCGCCATTCTCAAGCGCGCGACACAAATCGCCCTGGCTGCAAAACGATTCGATCTGGCCGCAGAAAGCGCTGCCCGCTGGTCGCGTCTTGAGCCGGACTCGGTCAAGGCCGCCGCCAGCCTGACGATTGCCGAGATTCAACTGGGACATATGGACGCAGCCGACGCAGCCCTGAGCCAATGGCTGAAGAACGACCACACCGATACCCTTTCGGCCGCCTTAAACGAACTGGGCAGCTATCTGGAAAACAACGTTCCCCATGACGTGGCGATCGCCTATACCGACCACCTCGCCACCCGCTTCCCCGATCAGGCCGACGCGCAACTTGTCGTCGCCAAGCTCAATCTGAAGTTTCAACGCAACCAAAGTGCTGTGGTTGCCGCCCGACGGGCCGTGGCATTGGACCCCCGTCGCCAATCGGCGCATGACGTGCTGATCGTCGCCCTGGGCCAAGCCAAGGATCTGGATGGGATGATCGCGGCCCTGAAGAGTGCCCTGAAGCGTTACCCGAAGACAGAGCGCTATCTCAACGGACTCATTGAAGCAGAAATCAATGCCGGCAATACACATCAAGCAGGCCGCTTGATCGAACAGGCATTGTCCCGCCACACGAAGGACCCGGTACAACTGCGGAATCTGGCATTGCTATCGCTACAGATCAACCGGCCCGCGCTGGCACGCCGAGCGCTTCAGGGGCTGATGCGGATTCCTGGACAACGCGATATTGCCAACATGCTCTTGGGTCGACTGGCTGCGCAATCCAATGAGCTGCACGGGGCCATCAAATATTTCAACAAGATCCCGCCGAACAGTGATCATTATGCCGAGGCACGGGTTCTGATGTCTGCAGCCTATGCTGAATCCGGCGACCTCACGGCTGCGTTGCAGAGTCTGGATATTGCCCTGAATCAACCCATCGACGTCGCGGACAAGCAGCGGCTGACGCTCGCCAAGGCCGGCCTGCTCGTCTCCCAGGGGCTCGATCAAGAGGCGCTGTCGATCCTGACCGATGGTTTGACGCTGTGGCCCGATGCCAGTGATCTTCAGTTGCAGCGCGCGATGCTGCTGATCAAACTCGGCCAGAGTGACAAGGCCATCGAGGACCTTCGCCATATCATCAAGAACGATCCCAACAACGCCGCGGCCTTGAATGCTCTGGGCTACACGTTGGCCGATGAAAATCGGGATCTCAAGGAAGCCTATGCGCTGATCCAGAAAGCCCTCACCTTCGATCCGGACAATAGTGCCTATCTGGACAGCCTTGGTTGGGTTCAGTACCGAATGGGGATGCTCAGCGATGCCAAGGACAACCTCGAAAAGGCATTCAAGGCCCTGCCGGATGCTGAGGTGGGCACGCATCTCGGCATCGTTCTCTGGCACCTGAACGATACGGAGGCTGCCCGGAAAATCTGGACACGCGCGATCGACCTGAACCCCAGCCTGCCCAGCCTCATCAAGACGCTTCGCCGATACGCACCTGATCTTGTACCAGCTGCCGGCGCGCATCCCTGA
- the ispE gene encoding 4-(cytidine 5'-diphospho)-2-C-methyl-D-erythritol kinase, translating to MPQTPPTTGKHTLPWLAPTKLNLFLHIIGRIETPPFAGYHELQTYFQLINYGDRLMFTPTDTPGTQIIWTPGEESIAHKPARMEDDLIHRAAALLQARRPSRGRANKGMQITLQKNAPVGGGMGGGSSAAATTLIALNHYWELDIEREELQEIGLTLGADVPVFIEGRSAWAEGIGERLTPLPSPVADQWFVIVVPDASSWTQKLFAHPELPRSTPRQRPETLLPDWQKNGFNAFERILLEDAPTIRRCFDALQREAGFARITGSGACLFAPVPDRAEGKRIAERIRQNTPEIKRVIIAPALRNPISADSGVKNI from the coding sequence ATGCCCCAAACCCCGCCAACCACCGGAAAACACACCCTCCCCTGGCTAGCACCTACCAAGCTGAATCTATTTCTGCACATCATCGGCCGGATCGAAACCCCGCCCTTTGCCGGATATCACGAACTACAGACCTATTTTCAACTGATCAATTACGGCGATCGGCTGATGTTTACCCCCACGGACACGCCCGGTACGCAAATCATCTGGACACCCGGGGAGGAATCCATCGCACACAAGCCCGCTCGGATGGAAGATGATCTGATCCATCGGGCTGCGGCCCTGCTGCAAGCCAGACGCCCCTCGCGTGGCCGGGCGAATAAGGGTATGCAGATCACCCTGCAGAAGAATGCCCCGGTCGGCGGCGGGATGGGCGGCGGATCCTCGGCCGCGGCAACCACCCTCATTGCGTTGAACCACTACTGGGAACTGGATATCGAGCGGGAAGAGCTCCAGGAAATTGGCCTCACGCTCGGCGCGGACGTCCCCGTATTCATCGAGGGAAGGAGCGCCTGGGCTGAGGGCATCGGCGAGCGGTTGACGCCCCTGCCCAGCCCCGTGGCCGATCAGTGGTTCGTTATTGTCGTCCCCGACGCATCGAGTTGGACCCAGAAACTCTTCGCCCACCCCGAGCTGCCACGATCGACCCCCAGACAACGCCCGGAAACGCTGCTGCCCGACTGGCAGAAGAACGGATTCAACGCATTCGAACGGATCCTGTTGGAAGACGCCCCCACCATCCGTCGTTGTTTCGACGCGTTGCAGCGCGAAGCAGGTTTTGCGCGGATCACGGGCAGTGGTGCCTGTCTCTTCGCGCCGGTGCCGGATCGGGCGGAAGGAAAACGCATCGCCGAACGAATTCGGCAAAACACGCCGGAAATCAAACGGGTGATTATCGCCCCCGCATTGAGGAACCCAATTTCAGCGGACTCGGGGGTAAAAAATATATGA